A genomic window from Spiroplasma helicoides includes:
- a CDS encoding rod shape-determining protein, translating into MAKINLTQKKHVAIDIGTNKTKIHIEGLGMVFNQSTLMALDYKSKKVIALGDDAKKFVGKLSGTLQLKYPVRRGIITDLSVLKLFLKSILANYSNDIKDSVVTVACPTSLTQLERQSIVKAIKELGVYYVNTEDDVKLALIGAGADAYETTAFLCLDLGAGKSTAAIISSGETIQSRNSKVSGNSIDMDIAKFLKSKSQLMIGDITAEQIKNSIASLIKAKTPLKTTAYGYDLTTGMPKDFELSDEDISKIILSGFGNLTTLITNVLEGAPSEIAGDVIRNGLYVTGGVAKISGVKAFFEDFFEIPVILSKNCATATIDGAVAHKTRTFQKIELENDKYGSTFMFKSA; encoded by the coding sequence ATGGCAAAAATTAATTTAACTCAAAAAAAACATGTTGCTATAGACATTGGGACGAATAAAACAAAAATTCATATTGAGGGCCTAGGAATGGTATTTAACCAATCTACATTAATGGCTCTTGATTACAAAAGTAAAAAAGTTATCGCACTTGGTGATGATGCAAAAAAATTTGTAGGTAAACTAAGTGGAACTTTACAATTAAAATACCCAGTGAGAAGAGGAATAATAACAGACTTAAGTGTTTTAAAATTATTTTTAAAATCAATATTGGCAAATTATAGCAATGATATTAAAGATTCGGTGGTGACAGTTGCATGTCCTACTAGCTTAACACAACTTGAAAGACAATCAATTGTTAAAGCGATAAAAGAATTAGGTGTATATTACGTTAACACAGAAGATGATGTAAAACTAGCATTAATAGGTGCTGGTGCAGATGCTTATGAAACAACTGCATTTTTATGTCTTGACTTAGGAGCTGGAAAATCAACTGCTGCAATAATTTCATCTGGTGAAACAATTCAGTCAAGAAACTCTAAGGTTTCAGGAAACTCAATCGATATGGATATTGCTAAATTTTTAAAAAGTAAAAGTCAACTTATGATTGGTGATATAACAGCAGAACAAATAAAAAATTCAATAGCTTCATTGATTAAAGCTAAAACGCCATTAAAAACTACTGCTTATGGATATGATTTAACTACCGGAATGCCAAAAGACTTTGAATTAAGCGACGAAGATATATCAAAAATTATTTTGTCAGGTTTTGGTAACTTAACAACACTGATCACAAATGTTTTAGAAGGTGCACCTAGCGAAATAGCTGGTGATGTTATTAGAAATGGTTTATATGTAACAGGTGGGGTAGCAAAAATCTCTGGTGTAAAAGCCTTTTTTGAGGATTTCTTTGAAATACCTGTAATATTGTCAAAAAATTGTGCGACAGCAACAATTGATGGTGCGGTTGCTCATAAAACTCGTACATTCCAAAAAATTGAATTAGAAAACGATAAATACGGGTCAACATTTATGTTTAAAAGTGCCTAA
- the mreB gene encoding rod shape-determining protein encodes MANKKPTFVTMDLGTANTLVYIAGQGIVYNEPSIVAYRIKENKIIAVGEEAYKMIGKGNKTVRVVRPMVDGVITDIRATEAQLRYIFSKLRINKQLKHSVMLLACPSVITELEKTALKKIAVNLGADQVFVEEEVKMAALGGGVNIYAPTGNLIIDMGGGTTDIAVLASGDIVLSKSIKVAGNYLNDECQKFIRSQYGLEVGSKTAESIKVNVGSLAKYPDERRMKVYGRDVVSGLPREVEITPEEVREVLKVPVSRIIDLTVQVLEDTPPELAGDIFRNGITICGGGALIRGIDKYVADTLQLPTKIGEQPLLAVINGTKKFESEIWEIMKAQRHHEDLTK; translated from the coding sequence ATGGCAAATAAAAAACCAACATTTGTAACAATGGACTTAGGTACAGCAAATACTTTAGTTTACATTGCAGGTCAAGGAATTGTTTACAACGAACCATCAATCGTTGCATACCGTATTAAAGAAAACAAAATTATCGCTGTAGGTGAGGAAGCTTACAAAATGATCGGTAAAGGAAACAAAACTGTTAGAGTTGTTAGACCGATGGTTGACGGAGTTATTACAGATATTAGAGCAACTGAAGCTCAGTTAAGATATATCTTCTCAAAACTAAGAATTAACAAACAATTAAAACACTCAGTTATGTTACTAGCTTGTCCATCAGTTATTACTGAATTGGAAAAAACTGCTCTTAAAAAAATTGCAGTTAACTTAGGTGCAGACCAAGTATTCGTTGAAGAAGAAGTTAAAATGGCTGCATTAGGTGGAGGAGTAAATATTTATGCTCCAACAGGAAACCTAATTATTGATATGGGTGGGGGAACAACTGATATTGCTGTTTTAGCATCAGGAGATATAGTTCTTTCAAAATCAATCAAAGTTGCAGGTAACTACCTAAATGATGAATGTCAAAAATTTATTAGATCACAATACGGATTAGAAGTTGGATCAAAAACTGCTGAATCAATTAAAGTTAACGTTGGTTCATTAGCAAAATACCCAGATGAAAGACGTATGAAAGTTTATGGACGTGACGTTGTTTCAGGACTTCCAAGAGAAGTTGAAATTACACCAGAAGAAGTACGTGAAGTATTGAAAGTTCCAGTATCAAGAATTATTGATTTAACAGTTCAAGTATTAGAAGATACACCACCTGAATTAGCAGGAGATATCTTCAGAAATGGTATCACAATTTGTGGTGGTGGTGCTTTAATTAGAGGTATCGACAAATATGTTGCAGATACTTTACAATTACCAACAAAAATCGGAGAACAACCATTACTAGCTGTTATTAACGGAACTAAAAAATTCGAATCAGAAATTTGAGAAATCATGAAAGCTCAAAGACATCACGAAGATTTAACTAAATAA
- a CDS encoding uracil-xanthine permease family protein: MTDIQKTENKDVEQTPNHVQLVLEPHQRPKSVSKWILLSVQHVFAMFGATVLVPMIINQFANQQVINISMALFCSGIGTLIYIGLTSAKVPIYLGSSFSYMTVMGTGYADWKNAIFIAAFAVGAVYVIVGFIIHWTGSQWVKKVFSPIVIGPIIIIIGMSAVSSTLKNLGLWSNERGGEIDNGDGTHYPQWLAILIGVFTILVAAVCVLKAKMFFKAIPILMALAFGYLITIILHFAFKSQGISLINTSLITDVSSWEWYPSFKNVFDVKASSILPAMVSIVPISMITMTEHLGEHINIGSLTNRDYIKNPGISRTLMADGVSIMVAGIIGGPVNATYAENTSVVGMTRVASVWAVGLAAIFATAMSFIAPINQIISMIPKPVMGGIGLILFGMISSNGVKILIDGKVNFLNAKNIFVISITLGIGIGLGVTDTQISVGENGFKFTGLFLATIAGVLLNILLPDQINDGVFNIKLINKFKNKEFVKEKNKKSRKNK, encoded by the coding sequence ATGACAGATATACAAAAAACTGAAAATAAGGATGTAGAACAAACTCCAAATCATGTTCAACTTGTTTTAGAGCCGCACCAAAGACCCAAAAGTGTGTCTAAGTGAATTCTTTTATCAGTACAACATGTTTTTGCAATGTTTGGAGCTACAGTTTTAGTACCAATGATCATAAATCAATTTGCAAATCAACAAGTAATCAATATATCAATGGCACTATTTTGTTCAGGAATAGGAACCTTAATTTACATTGGACTTACTTCTGCAAAAGTACCTATATATCTAGGAAGTAGTTTTTCATACATGACAGTAATGGGAACGGGTTATGCAGATTGAAAAAATGCAATATTTATTGCAGCATTTGCAGTAGGTGCAGTATATGTTATTGTTGGATTCATTATTCATTGAACAGGATCGCAATGAGTTAAAAAAGTTTTTTCACCAATAGTAATTGGTCCAATAATAATAATTATTGGTATGAGTGCTGTTTCAAGCACTTTAAAAAATCTAGGACTTTGAAGTAACGAAAGAGGTGGAGAAATAGATAATGGTGATGGAACGCACTATCCACAATGACTAGCAATTTTGATTGGAGTTTTTACAATATTGGTGGCAGCGGTGTGTGTTTTAAAAGCTAAAATGTTTTTTAAAGCAATACCAATACTTATGGCTCTTGCCTTTGGGTATTTAATAACAATTATTCTTCATTTTGCATTTAAATCACAAGGTATTAGTTTAATAAACACATCTTTAATTACAGATGTTTCTAGTTGAGAATGATACCCAAGTTTTAAAAATGTATTTGATGTTAAAGCCTCATCAATATTACCCGCAATGGTTTCAATTGTTCCAATATCTATGATCACAATGACAGAACACTTAGGAGAGCACATTAACATTGGTTCTTTAACAAATAGAGATTACATAAAAAATCCTGGTATTAGTAGAACATTGATGGCAGATGGAGTTTCCATAATGGTGGCTGGAATAATTGGGGGACCAGTTAATGCAACATATGCCGAAAATACAAGTGTTGTTGGAATGACTCGAGTGGCTAGTGTATGGGCGGTGGGGTTGGCAGCAATCTTTGCGACTGCTATGAGCTTTATTGCGCCAATCAATCAAATAATAAGCATGATACCAAAACCGGTAATGGGGGGAATTGGTCTTATTCTGTTTGGTATGATAAGTTCAAATGGTGTAAAAATCTTAATCGATGGTAAGGTTAATTTTCTAAATGCTAAAAATATATTTGTTATATCTATCACATTAGGTATCGGAATAGGGCTGGGAGTAACAGATACTCAAATCTCTGTAGGAGAAAACGGATTTAAATTTACAGGTCTATTTCTGGCTACAATAGCCGGTGTATTACTAAATATACTTTTACCAGATCAAATAAATGATGGTGTATTTAATATAAAACTTATAAATAAATTTAAGAACAAAGAGTTTGTAAAAGAAAAAAATAAAAAATCAAGAAAAAATAAATAA
- the mreB gene encoding rod shape-determining protein, which yields MKNEDRTFIALDLGTSNILAFVAKQGIVYNEPSIMAYDMITNNLTALGQEAYDMMGKVHSNIKMVVPIRDGVITDLDAAKDLLKHIFAKLQMLNDWKNSIILLACPSEVTELEREALKQVAYDMGAEIVVIEEEVKMAALGAGLNIDIPKGNVVIDIGGGTTDIAIISAGDVVISKSVKVAGNAFDEEIKKYIRSEYNVTIGSKTAENLKKELGSLAKYKGEKTMSVFGRDIVSGLPKEAVISSEEVRNVLVNAFSKITDLVIEIMENTPPELAGDIISHGFTICGGGSLIRGVKEYFNGIFSVPCSISPNPLTGVVEGAKNFQRVINNRIESGYYGKNAKDAKKGSQSNYI from the coding sequence ATGAAAAACGAAGATCGTACATTCATTGCCTTAGATTTGGGTACAAGTAATATTCTAGCTTTTGTTGCTAAACAAGGTATCGTTTATAACGAACCATCAATAATGGCATATGATATGATAACAAACAACTTAACTGCTTTGGGACAAGAAGCATATGATATGATGGGAAAAGTTCACAGTAATATCAAAATGGTAGTTCCTATTAGAGATGGTGTTATTACAGATTTAGATGCTGCAAAAGACTTATTAAAACACATTTTTGCAAAACTACAAATGTTAAATGACTGAAAAAACTCAATTATTTTATTAGCATGTCCTAGTGAAGTAACAGAGCTTGAAAGAGAAGCATTAAAACAAGTTGCTTATGACATGGGTGCAGAAATTGTTGTTATTGAAGAAGAAGTTAAAATGGCAGCACTTGGAGCTGGTTTAAATATTGATATTCCAAAAGGAAATGTTGTTATTGATATTGGTGGGGGAACAACTGACATAGCTATTATTTCAGCTGGTGACGTTGTTATATCAAAATCTGTAAAAGTTGCAGGGAATGCATTTGATGAAGAAATCAAAAAATACATTCGTTCTGAATATAATGTGACTATTGGTAGCAAAACAGCTGAAAATTTGAAAAAAGAATTAGGTTCATTAGCTAAATACAAAGGTGAAAAAACAATGTCTGTTTTTGGTAGAGATATTGTTTCAGGATTGCCTAAAGAAGCTGTTATTAGTTCAGAAGAAGTAAGAAACGTTCTTGTAAATGCATTTAGTAAAATTACTGACTTAGTTATTGAAATAATGGAAAATACACCTCCTGAATTAGCTGGGGATATAATTTCACACGGATTTACAATTTGTGGTGGTGGATCATTAATTAGAGGAGTTAAAGAATACTTTAACGGAATTTTCTCAGTACCATGTTCAATCTCACCTAACCCATTAACAGGGGTTGTTGAAGGAGCAAAAAACTTCCAAAGAGTTATCAATAACCGTATTGAATCAGGTTATTATGGGAAAAATGCAAAAGATGCTAAAAAAGGTAGTCAAAGTAACTACATTTAA
- a CDS encoding TatD family hydrolase, producing the protein MAGIFDTHTHFNDPRYKEEGIETKEMIEEAKLNGVSRFCCVGFDVPSSKLATKYALKYQGVYCAIGVHPNEAHLMKEKDWEEIETLAHAEKVVAIGEVGLDYYYTNEYKEIQKEVLIKHIKIAQENDLAVMLHIRDKDDSEDAYNDAYEILKKYKVTRAIVHCFTRGYNLAKKFTDKGYYISIPGVVTFKNSTDLQDAVKKISINHMLVETDAPYLTPQPNRGKINTSKEIVHVVEKIAKIKNLNKHDVIDATTTNAQKVFKLG; encoded by the coding sequence ATGGCAGGAATATTTGACACACATACCCATTTCAATGACCCTAGATATAAGGAAGAGGGAATTGAAACAAAAGAAATGATAGAAGAAGCCAAATTAAATGGTGTTTCAAGATTTTGTTGTGTTGGTTTTGATGTACCATCTTCAAAACTAGCTACAAAATACGCACTAAAATATCAAGGAGTATATTGTGCTATTGGGGTTCACCCAAACGAAGCACATTTGATGAAAGAAAAAGATTGAGAAGAAATTGAAACATTAGCACATGCAGAAAAAGTTGTTGCAATTGGAGAAGTGGGGCTAGACTACTACTACACAAATGAATACAAAGAAATACAAAAAGAAGTGCTAATTAAACACATTAAGATTGCACAAGAAAATGATTTAGCCGTAATGTTACATATCCGTGATAAAGATGACTCTGAAGATGCATATAATGATGCATATGAAATTTTAAAAAAATACAAAGTTACAAGAGCAATAGTACATTGCTTTACTAGAGGATATAACCTTGCAAAAAAATTTACAGATAAAGGGTATTATATTTCAATACCTGGAGTTGTAACTTTTAAAAACTCAACCGATTTGCAAGATGCAGTCAAAAAAATATCTATAAATCATATGTTGGTGGAAACAGATGCACCATATCTAACACCACAACCAAATAGAGGTAAAATAAATACTTCTAAAGAAATAGTTCATGTTGTTGAAAAAATAGCAAAAATTAAAAATTTAAACAAACATGATGTTATTGATGCAACAACAACAAACGCGCAAAAAGTATTTAAGTTAGGTTAA
- the mnmE gene encoding tRNA uridine-5-carboxymethylaminomethyl(34) synthesis GTPase MnmE: protein MKLFLDDTIVAPATKVAKQAISIIRLSGPKAFEIVNKLLNKNLEYTNKQQLRKVYIHGSLVDESLFVTFVENKSFTGENVIEINCHGGILLTNKIISETIKLGARMAEPGEFMKRAYMNGKISLIQAEGINNLIESKNELSLQISAMNMSGSKNKNILWIKEQIMDLVSRIQTSIDYPDYDDIEGSNPEEIKKTLAILKSYLEKTITISKRANTAFEGIKTLIIGEPNVGKSSILNAMINEEKAIVTDIEGTTRDIVEGQINFPQFTLKLIDTAGIRKTDDVVEKLGIQKSIDQIELADLVLFVVNDKNVNQNILDKIKNKKHIIVVNKKDLLDKKQVNKFKEQFENAVFISAIKNDLEELEQKIHDMFNNDDLLSSDLTILTNLKNITSLENILQLIDECIANLEIGFDFDILSVDLYKSLEIVNSLLGIINSEEEIIDNIFKKYCLGK, encoded by the coding sequence GTGAAACTTTTTTTAGATGATACTATTGTAGCTCCAGCAACTAAGGTTGCAAAACAAGCAATATCGATAATTCGATTATCTGGTCCAAAAGCTTTTGAAATAGTAAATAAATTATTGAATAAAAATTTAGAATATACAAACAAACAGCAATTAAGAAAAGTATATATTCATGGCTCGCTAGTTGATGAATCGTTATTTGTTACTTTTGTTGAGAATAAATCATTTACAGGTGAAAATGTTATTGAAATAAATTGTCATGGAGGAATTTTGTTAACAAACAAAATAATTTCTGAAACAATCAAACTTGGAGCAAGAATGGCTGAACCTGGTGAGTTTATGAAGCGAGCTTATATGAATGGAAAAATAAGTTTGATTCAAGCAGAAGGAATAAATAACTTAATAGAATCTAAAAATGAACTTTCACTACAGATTAGTGCAATGAATATGTCTGGCTCAAAAAACAAAAATATTTTATGAATCAAAGAACAAATAATGGATTTGGTAAGTAGAATTCAGACGTCAATAGATTACCCAGACTATGATGATATTGAAGGATCAAACCCTGAAGAGATAAAAAAAACCTTAGCGATTTTAAAAAGTTATTTAGAAAAAACAATTACTATAAGTAAAAGAGCCAACACCGCTTTTGAAGGAATAAAAACATTAATCATTGGTGAACCAAATGTTGGTAAGTCTTCAATTTTAAATGCAATGATTAATGAAGAAAAAGCAATAGTTACTGATATCGAAGGTACCACAAGAGATATTGTTGAAGGACAAATAAATTTCCCACAGTTTACACTTAAATTAATTGATACGGCAGGTATTCGAAAAACAGATGATGTAGTTGAAAAATTAGGTATTCAAAAAAGTATTGATCAAATAGAGTTAGCAGATTTAGTTTTGTTTGTTGTAAATGACAAAAATGTAAATCAAAACATTTTAGATAAAATTAAAAACAAAAAACATATAATTGTTGTAAATAAAAAAGATTTATTAGATAAAAAACAAGTAAACAAATTTAAAGAACAATTTGAGAACGCTGTATTTATAAGTGCAATTAAAAACGATCTAGAAGAACTAGAACAAAAAATTCATGATATGTTTAATAATGATGATCTTTTAAGCTCAGATCTAACAATTTTGACTAACTTAAAAAATATCACAAGTCTTGAAAATATTTTACAACTTATAGATGAGTGCATTGCAAATCTAGAAATTGGTTTTGATTTTGACATTTTAAGTGTAGATTTATACAAAAGTTTAGAAATTGTTAACAGTTTGCTTGGTATAATTAACTCAGAGGAAGAAATCATAGATAATATTTTTAAAAAATATTGTTTAGGAAAGTAG